Proteins encoded in a region of the Variovorax sp. PAMC 28711 genome:
- a CDS encoding monovalent cation:proton antiporter family protein translates to MSSFELTLLYLLAAVIGVVGCRMLKLPPMLGYLVAGVLIGPHALALAQNSEGIQHLGEFGVVFLMFVIGLEFNLPKLRAMRKHVFGLGLLQVLLTMTIATAGALTISTLLPAAWHLGWQTALALSGALTMSSTAIVVKLMAERLEMESEHGKRVMGVLLFQDLAVVPLLVLIPALGAPPEALAKALGIALLKATFLIGVLLYGGPRVMRWWLTIVARRRSEELFILNVLLVTLGLAWLTELAGLSLALGAFIAGMLISETEYKHQVETDIRPFHDVLLGLFFITIGMSLDWHIVVDRWMLVAVLLVMPLLFKLGLVMLLARLLGATAGVSLRTALYLAQAGEFGFVLLTLAQGRDLLPAWLASPVLASMVLSMLATPFIILYSNAIVRKLVASDWMQQSLQMTSIARKTINTAKHVIICGYGRCGQNLARILEREGIPYMALDLDPDRVRQAAAAGDSVVFGDAARLQALMAAGLARASAVVVTYLDVPGALKVLANTRTHAPQVPVIVRTQDDHDLEKLQAAGATEVVPEAIEGSLMLASHALALVGVPMRRVIRVVQDQRDARYNLLRGYFHGADDDNADEIDHERLNSFTLTPGARAIGQPLARLALHALGVRVASLRHQDGKASAPADDLVLADGDTLVLSGKPGALAVAIDKLQKG, encoded by the coding sequence GCCACCGATGCTCGGCTATCTGGTCGCCGGCGTGCTCATCGGCCCACACGCGCTCGCTTTGGCGCAGAACTCCGAAGGCATCCAGCATCTGGGCGAATTCGGCGTGGTATTCCTGATGTTCGTGATCGGGCTGGAATTCAACCTGCCGAAGCTGCGGGCCATGCGCAAGCACGTGTTCGGCCTCGGGCTGCTGCAGGTGCTGCTCACGATGACGATCGCCACCGCCGGTGCGCTGACGATCAGCACATTGCTGCCGGCGGCCTGGCATCTCGGCTGGCAAACGGCGCTGGCGCTGTCGGGCGCGCTCACGATGAGCAGCACCGCCATCGTCGTCAAGCTGATGGCCGAGCGCCTCGAGATGGAAAGCGAGCACGGCAAGCGCGTGATGGGCGTGCTGCTGTTCCAGGATCTCGCGGTGGTGCCGCTGCTGGTGCTGATCCCGGCGCTCGGCGCGCCGCCCGAAGCGCTGGCCAAGGCGCTCGGCATCGCGCTGCTGAAGGCGACCTTCCTGATCGGCGTGCTGCTCTATGGCGGGCCGCGCGTGATGCGCTGGTGGCTCACCATCGTGGCGCGGCGCCGCAGCGAAGAGCTCTTCATCCTCAACGTGCTGCTGGTCACGCTCGGGCTGGCGTGGCTCACCGAGCTCGCCGGCCTGTCGCTCGCGCTCGGCGCCTTCATCGCGGGCATGCTGATCTCCGAGACCGAATACAAGCACCAGGTCGAGACCGACATCCGCCCGTTCCACGACGTGCTGCTGGGCTTGTTCTTCATCACCATCGGCATGTCGCTCGACTGGCACATCGTGGTCGACCGCTGGATGCTGGTGGCGGTGCTGCTGGTGATGCCGCTGCTCTTCAAGCTCGGGCTGGTGATGCTGCTTGCGCGCCTGCTGGGCGCGACGGCCGGCGTGTCGCTGCGCACCGCGCTTTATCTGGCGCAGGCCGGTGAATTCGGCTTCGTGCTGCTGACGCTGGCGCAGGGCCGCGACCTGTTGCCGGCGTGGCTGGCCAGCCCCGTGCTCGCGTCGATGGTGTTGTCGATGCTGGCGACGCCTTTCATCATTCTTTACAGCAACGCCATCGTGCGAAAGCTGGTGGCGAGCGACTGGATGCAGCAGTCGCTGCAAATGACCAGCATCGCGCGCAAGACCATCAACACCGCAAAGCACGTGATCATCTGCGGCTACGGCCGCTGCGGGCAGAACCTGGCGCGCATCCTCGAGCGCGAAGGCATTCCCTACATGGCGCTCGACCTCGACCCCGATCGCGTGCGGCAAGCCGCTGCCGCCGGCGACTCGGTGGTGTTCGGCGATGCGGCGCGGCTGCAGGCGCTGATGGCGGCCGGCCTCGCACGCGCGAGCGCGGTCGTCGTGACGTACCTCGACGTGCCCGGCGCACTCAAGGTGCTGGCCAACACGCGCACCCACGCGCCGCAGGTGCCGGTGATCGTGCGCACGCAGGACGACCACGACCTCGAAAAACTGCAGGCCGCCGGTGCGACCGAAGTGGTGCCCGAAGCGATCGAAGGCTCGTTGATGCTGGCGAGCCACGCGCTGGCGCTGGTCGGCGTGCCGATGCGGCGCGTGATCCGCGTGGTGCAGGACCAGCGCGACGCGCGCTACAACCTGCTGCGCGGCTACTTCCACGGCGCCGACGACGACAACGCCGACGAGATCGACCACGAGCGGCTCAACTCCTTCACGCTGACACCGGGTGCCCGTGCGATCGGCCAGCCATTGGCCCGGCTGGCGCTGCACGCCCTCGGCGTGCGCGTGGCGAGCCTGCGGCATCAGGACGGGAAGGCGAGCGCACCGGCCGACGACCTGGTGCTGGCCGATGGCGACACGCTCGTGCTGTCGGGCAAGCCCGGCGCGCTGGCGGTCGCCATCGACAAATTGCAGAAGGGCTGA